Part of the Mycolicibacterium thermoresistibile genome, GCGCCGACGGCCGCAACCGCACCTGGTCGGGGGAGAGGTCCGGGGTGGGCGGCCCCTCCACCCCCAGCGCCTCTCTGAGCAGGGACCGGATGCCGTCCGACAGGGGTCTGGCCGCGGCCGGATCCCCCCAGGCGTTCCATTTCATCGGGGGTGACAGGTGGTTCTCCGGTGCCGACATAAGTTACAGTATTACAGAAGTTGTCAATCCGTAATGGAGGTTCGGTGGAGGACCGGATACTCGACGCCGCCGCGGCCAGTGTGCTGGCCGTGGGAGTGAACCGGGTGACGCTCACCGACATCGCGCGGCGGGCCCGGGTCAGCCGGCCGACCATCTACCGGCGCTGGCCCGACACCAACGCGTTGCTGGCCAGCCTGTTGACCACCCGGATCACCGCGGTCCTCGACGAGGTGCCCACACGCGGCAACGACCGGGAATCGCTGGTCGAACGGATCGTCGGTTTCGCCGAACGGCTGCGCGCGGACGAGGTGGTGATGTCGGTGCTGTACGGGGCGCCGGAGTTCACCATGGTCTACATCACCGACCGGCTCGGCTCGAGCCAGCGGATCATGATCGAGGCGCTGGCCCGCGAGATCGCCGAGGCCCAGGAGACCGGCACCGTGCGGGCCGGCGATCCGCATCAGCTCGCGGCCATGTGCGGGCTGATCGCACAGTCGGCGGTGCAGTCCGCCCGGATCGTCGAGCCGTTCCTGGACTCCGAGGCGCTGGCCGCTGAACTGCGACGGTCCCTGAACGGATATCTCAAACCGTGAGCGCGAAGAAGGGGGACGCCACCGCCCTCAACGCCTCCCGGCGGGCCGCCGAGCTGACCGCCCTGGCCGAACAGCGGCTCGACATCCTGGTCATCGGCGGCGGTATCACCGGGGCCGGCATCGCGCTCGACGCGGCCAGCCGGGGCCTGACCGTGGCGCTGGTGGAGAAACACGATCTGGCGTTCGGCACCAGCCGGTGGAGTTCGAAGCTGGTGCACGGCGGCCTGCGCTACCTGGCCAGCGGCAACATCGGCATCGCCCGGCGCAGCGCCGTCGAACGCGGCATTCTCATGACCCGCAACGCCCCGCACCTGGTCAAGGCGATGCCCCAGCTGGTGCCGCTGATCCCGACCATCGGCACCCTGGAGCGGGCGCTGGTGCGCACCGGGTTCCTGGCCGGTGATGTGCTGCGCCGGCTCGCCGGGACGCCGGCGTCGACGCTGCCGCGATCCGGGCGGGTCGACGCAGGGCGGGCCGCCGAACTGGTGCCGGCGGTGCGCCGTGACCGGTTGGACGGCGCGCTGCTGGCCTACGACGGACAACTCATCGACGACGCCCGGCTGGTGACCGCCGTCGCGCGCACCGCCGCCCAGCACGGGGCGCGGATCCTCACCCGGGTCGCCGCCGACCGCGCCCGCGGCGACGGCGCCGCGTTGACCGATCAGCTCACCGGGGAGTCGTTCGACGTGGCGGCCCGGGCCGTCATCAACGCCACCGGGGTGTGGGCCGGTCAGGTGGACCCGGCGCTGCGGTTGCGGCCCAGCCGCGGCACCCACCTGGTCTTCGACGCTGCCGCATTCGGCAATCCCGTTGCTGCCCTGACGATCCCGATCCCCGGCGAGTTGAACCGGTTCGTCTTCGCGATGCCCGAACAACTGGGCCGGGTGTATCTCGGGCTCACCGACGAGGACGCCCCCGGGCCGATCCCGGACGTGCCGCAGCCGACTCCGCAGGAGGTGTCGTTCCTGCTCGACACCGTCAACACCGCACTGGCCACCGCGCTCGGGCCGGACGACGTGATCGGCGCGTACGCGGGGCTGCGGCCGCTGATCGACACCCCGGGCGGCCGCACCGCCGACATCTCCCGCGACCACGCGGTGGTGGAGTCCGACACCGGGTTGTTCAGCGTCCTCGGCGGCAAGCTCACCGAATACCGGCACATGGCCGAGGATGCGGTGGATCGCGCGGTCACGTCGCGCGGACTGCGGGCCGGCGAGTGCCGCACCCGCAACCTGCCGCTGGTCGGCGCCCCCGCCAACCCGGTGGCCACCTTCCGCAGCGCGGTCGACTCGGGGGCCGAGTTGCCGGCCCGGCTGCCGTCCTCACTGGTCGCCCGGTACGGCGCCGAGGCGCCCAACGTCATCGCCCGCGCGGCGTGTGACCGTCCCACCGATCCGGTCGCCGAGGGTATCGACGTGATCCGCGCCGAGTTCGAGTACGCGGTCACCCACGAGGGCGCGATGACCGTGGAGGACATCCTGGACCGACGCACCCGCATCGGGCTGGTCGCCGCGGACCGGCAACGCGCCGTCGCCGCGGCCGAGGAGATCCTCGCCGCCGCCGAATAGCGATTTCGGCGTGCGCACGATCGCTCAGCGACCGCGAGCACGCCGAAATCGCAGGGATTACAGCGGGATGTTCTTGTGCCGACCGCGGCGGGCGGGCGCCTCGGCCAGGGCCTGGGCCAGCTTGCTGCGGGTCAGCGACGGGTCGATCTTCTCGTCCACCACGCCGATCTCGATGGCCGAATCCACCCCGCCGGCGATCTTCTCGTGTTCGACCGCCAGCTGTTCGTGCAGCGCCTCCCGCTCGACCGGATCCTCGACGGCGGCCAGCTTCTTCTTGTGCAGGATGCCGACCGCGGCCTTGGCTCCCATCACGGCGACCTCGGCGTCGGGCCACGCGAACACCTTGGTGGCGTTCAGCGACCGGGAGTTCATCGCGATGTAGGCGCCGCCGTAGATCTTGCGGGTCACCAGCGTCACCCGCGGCACGCTGGCCTCACCGAACGCGTGCAGCAGTTTGGCGCCGCGGCGCACCACACCGCCCCACTCCTGGTCGACGCCGGGCAGGTAGCCGGGCACGTCGACGATCACGACCAGCGGAATGCCGAACGCATCGCAGAGCCGCACGAAACGTGCCGCCTTCTCGGCGCTCTCGGAGTTCAGGCAGCCGCCCAGCCGCAGCGGGTTGTTGGCCAGCACCCCGACCGTGCGCCCGGACAACCGGCCCAGGCCGACCACCATCGACGGCGCCCACTTGGCCTGGAACTCCTCGAACGTGCTGACTCCGTCCTCCTTGTCGAGCAACTCGGTGACGATCGGGTGCACGTCGTAGGCGCGTCGCGGCGACTCGGGCAGCAGCGCGTGCAGATCGGACTCGCCGGCCTCGGCCTTGGCGCGGTCGAAATGCCCCTGCTGGCAGAACAATCCGACCAGACGACGGCCCCGCTCGTAGGCGTCGAGCTCATCGTCGGCGACGATGTGGCAGACCCCGGACTTCTTGTGATGGGTGTCGGGCCCGCCGAGGCTGGCCATGTCGACGTCCTCGCCAGTGACGCTGCGCACCACATCGGGTCCGGTGACGAACACCCGGCCCTCCGGTGCCATGATGACGACGTCGGTCAGCGCCGGACCGTACGCGGCGCCGCCGGCGGCGAAACCGACCACCACCGAGATCTGCGGTATGTATCCGGAGGCCCGGATCATGGCCTCGAAGACCAGGCCGACCGCGTGCAGGGCGCGGACACCCTCGGCCAGCCGGGCGCCGCCGGAGTGCCAGATCCCGACGATCGGGCTCTGCTCCTCGATCGCGGTGTCGTAGGCGTCGACGATGTGACGGCAGCCGTCGGTGCCCATGGCGCCGCCCATCACGGTGCCGTCGGTGCAGAACGCGATGGTGCGCACACCGTTGACGGTGCCGGCCGCGGCCAGCACACCCGAGCGGTCCCGTTCGTGCAGCAGCTCGATGCTGCCGTCGTCGAAGAAGGTGCTCAGCCGCAGCAGCGGATCGCGCGGATCGAGCGATTCGCCGACGGCCTCGGGGGCCATGATCGTCATAGATTCTCCTCCTCAGCCGCCGGTTGGCGGCCGACGCCGCCCGGTGTCGGCGTCAGTACTTCCCGAAGGCGAGCGCGACGTTGTGCCCACCGAATCCGAACGAGTTGTTGATCGCGTACTTGAAGTCGCCGGTGCGCGGTTCGCCGGCGACGACGTCCAGGTCGATCTCCGGGTCCTGGTTCTTCAAATTCAGCGTCGGCGGGATCACGCCGTCCCGCAGCGCGAACACGGTGAGGATCGACTCGACCGCGCCCACCGCGCCGACCGAGTGCCCCAGCGCCGCCTTCGGCGCGTACACGGCGGGCCGGTGACCCTTCATCGCGTTGTTGATCGCCTTGCCCTCCGCGACGTCGCCGACGGTGGTGCCGGTGGCGTGCGCGTTGACGTGGTCGATGTCCGAGGGCTGCAGCCCGGCCAACTCGATGGCCCGCGTCATCGCCCAGCCGGCCTGTTCACCGTTGGGGTCGGGCGCGACGATGTGGTAGCCGTCGGAGGTGATGCTGGCCCCCATCAGCCGGCCGAGGATGTTGGCGCCGCGGGCCTTGGCGTGCTCCTCGGTCTCGATGACCATCAGCGCACCGGCCTCACCGAACACGAACCCGTTGCGGTCCTTGTCGAACGGTTTGCATGCGCCAGGGGGGTCGTCGTTGGTGGTGGAGAGCACGATGCGCATCTGGGCGAAGCCGGCGATCGGCACCGCTTCGATCTTGGTCTCGACACCGCCGCAGATCGCGATGTCGGCCTCGCCCAGCACGATGTTGCGCCACGCGTGCGCGATGCCCTCGGAGCCGGAGGCGCAGGCCGACACCGGGGTGATCACCCCGGCGCGGGCCTTGCGCTCCAACCCCACCGCCGCGGCCGCGGCGTTGGGCATGTACTTCTGCACCGCCAGCGGCGACACCGCCTTCAGCCCCTTGGCGCGCATGTCGTCGTAGCTGAAGACGAGCTCCTCGGTGGAGCCCATCCCGGTGCCGATCGACACCATCAACCGCCGCGGGTCGACCTCCGGCGAACCGGCGTTCTCCCACACCCGGCGGCTGAGCACCGTGGACATCTTCTGCAGGTAGGACAGCCGACGCAGCTCCACCCGGGTCAACTCGGAATCGAAGTCCTCGAGCAGATGCCCGCCGATGCGGACCGGTAGGTCGTACTTCTCGATGAAATCGTCCTCGAGCAGACGAATGCCGCTCTGACCGTCCAGCAGCTTCTTCCAAGTGCCTTCAGCGTCGGTGGCGAGGGCCGTCGTCATCGCGACCCCGGTGACGACCACGTTGGGGAAACCATTCCCGGTGGCCAAGCGCGTCCTTGCCATTCCCGCTCCGATGGGTCCTTTCGATCAGTGCCGATCAGTAACGCCCGAAGGCCAGGGCGACATTGTGACCACCGAATCCGAACGAGTTGTTGATGGCGTACCGGTAGTCGCCATAACGTGGCTCGCCCGCGACGATATCGAGATCGATCTCGGGATCGGGGGTCTCGTAGTTGAGGGTCGGGGGGATGACCCCGTCCCGCAGCGTCAGCACGGTCAACACCGATTCCAGCGCGCCGACCGCCCCGATGGAGTGGCCGAGCGCCGACTTGGGTGCGTACACCGGAGCGTGTTCGACTCCGGCGACCCGGATCGCGTTCGCCTCGGCGGTGTCACCGATGGGGGTGCCGGTCGCGTGTGCGTTCACATGGTCGATGTCCTTGGGGGACAGGCCCGCGGTCTCCATCGCACGCTTCATCGCGTGCCCGGCGCGCACGCCGTCGGAGGCCGGAGCCACCATGTGGAAGGCATCGGAGGTGATGCCCGCACCGAGCAGCCGGGCCAGCGGCTGGGCGCCGCGCGCCTTGGCGTGCTCCTCGGTCTCGATGACCATGAGCGCACCGGCTTCGCCGAACACGAACCCGTCGCGGTCCTTGTCGAACGGCCGGGACGCGCCCTCGGGGTCGTCGTTGCGGGTGCTCATCGCGCGCATCATCGAGAACGCCGCGATCGGCAGCGCCTCGATGCCACCCTCGACACCACCGACCACGGCGATGTCGGCGTCGCCCATGACGATCTGCCGCCAGCCGTGGGCGATGGCCTCCGAACCCGACGCGCAGGCCGACACCGGGGTGATGACCCCGGCCCGGGCGCCGAGTTGCAGACCGACCACCGCGGCCGCGCCGTTCGGCATGATCATCTGAACGGCGAGCGGCGACACCTTGCGGGGCCCGCCCTCGTTCATCGCGTCATAGGTCTCGACGATCTTCTCGCCGCCACCCAGACCGGTGCCGATCACGACCGAGAACCGGTCCGGATCGACCTCCGGATTGCCGGCCGCATCCCACACCCGACCGCTGAGCAGCTTCGCCATCCGCTGGACGTAGGACATCCGCCGGATGTCGATGCGGGTCATGTGGTCATCGACGGCCTCCTTGAGGTGGCCGCCGATGCGGACCGGCAGATCCCACTTCTCGATGAAGTCGTCCTCGAGGACGTGGATGCCGCTCTCGCCGGCCAACAAACCCTTCCACGTGCCCTCGACGTCAGGCGCGATCGAAGTCGTCGCCGTGACGGCGGTCACCACAACGCTGGGGTAACCGCCGTTAGCAGTGGAAGGCTTTGTCATGAACGCTCCGCTTCGATCTTCTCGCGGATCGCGGCGGCCGCCTCGGGGTTCTCTTCCTCGAGCTTCTGGATGTAGGCGACCACGTCACCGACGGTGCGCAGCCCGGCGAGGTCCTCGTCGGGGATCTTCACGCCGTACTTGTCCTCGGTCTGCACCGCGATCTCGACCATCGACAGCGAGTCGATGTCCAGGTCGTCGACGAAGCTCTTCTCCGGGGTGACCTCGGACGGCTCGATACCGGTGACCTCTTCGATGATCTCGGCGAGACCGGCGATGATTTCTTCCTGAGTGGTGGCCACAGTGGCTCCTTCTACTAATCGGTGTTGATACGCATCGATTGCGATACGCGCCCTTCGCGCTGCGAAAAGCTCGGGACGTCGATATGTGGTCGATATGTGGTTGTGTCCTCGGCGAACCGAGTGTCAGGCGAGCTCGGTCAGCCCGTCGAGGTCGTTGGGAGCCTTGACGGCGCGGGTCGGCACGCCCCGCAGCTCCCGTTTGGCGATGCCGGTGAGCGTTCCCGCCGGCGGGAACTCGACGAGCGCCGCCACACTACGCTCCCGCATGGTGGCGGTGCACAGGTCCCACCGCACCGGCCGGGTCAGCTGAGCCACCAGCTTCTCCATCGCATCGGCGGCCGAGGCCACCGGCTGCCCGTCGGCGTTGGACAGCAGCGTCATCGTCGGCTCGGCGGTGGACACGGCCTGCGCGGCCGCCGTGTAGCCGTCCAGCGCCGGGGCCATGTAGTGGGTGTGGAACGCGCCGGCGGTGGCCAGCGGCCGCACCCGGGCCTTGGCCGGGGGATCCTCGGCGAGCTTCTCCAACGCCGCGACCGCACCGGCGGCGACGATCTGCCCCGCCGCGTTGCGGTTGGCCGGCGTCAGTTCGAGCGCCTCGAGCCGGGCCAACACCTCGGCCTCGTCACCGCCCAGCACCGCGGACATGCCGGTGGGCTCGACGGCGCAGGCCCTGGCCATCTCCGCGCCGCGGGTGGCGGCCAGTTTGACTGCGTCGTCGGCCGAGATCACCCCGGCGATCGCGTAGGCGGCGATCTCGCCGACCGAATGGCCGGCCACGATGGTGTCCGGGCCGGTGGTCAGCAGCCCCCGCCGGACGGCCTCCTCATGGGCCAGCAGCGTCGCCGCGACCACCAGCGGCTGGGTCACCGCAGTGTCGGTGATCTCCTCGGCCGACGCGGTGGTGCCGAGCCGGACCAGGTCCAGGCCGCTGATCTCGGACCAGGTGGCGAGACGGTCGGCCGCGCCGGGCAGCTCCAACCACGGGGTGAGCATGCCGGGCGTCTGAGAACCCTGTCCGGGCGCGAGCAACGCAAGCACAGTCTTCTGAGGCACGTGTTTAAGAGAACACTGTGAAGTCTGATTTGTGGGGTGTAAGAGACTATGAACATAGTCTTATGTTTTTGTGGAATCCCCACAAATCTGCATGTGATGCGACTCCATCGATATCGGGCCGCGATCCGTTACATCGCCCGGTGTCCGCCCGCGGCCTGACCGCGCCACCCCGCCGTCGATCCGAGATCGGGGTTTACCGTGCTCGACTGGTACGACTGCCGAGTGAGGCGGCTCACAGAAACCGCCACCCGTAGCACATAGGCGTCCCGCGGCACCGCCGGATCGCGTCCGGTGATCTCCGCGATGCGGCGGAGTCGGTACCGGACCGTATTTGGATGAACGAACAATCGGCGGGCGCACGCCTCGATCGCCCCACCGGATTCCAGGAACGCGTCGAGCGTCTCGGTCAGCGTGGGGCCGGCATCGGCCAGCGGCCGCATCACCTCGCTCTCCAGCGCCGCGATCGCGGTCTGATCGCCCAGCAGGGCCCGCTCGGGCAGCAGTTCGCGGGCCGGAACCGGCCGGGGCGCACCGCTCCAGCCCGCGACGGCGTTCATCCCGGCGATCGCCTCGGTGGCACTGCGGTAGGCCGCCGAGAGGGTCGGCGCGGTCGGGCCGAGCACCACCGGGCCGTCGGCGAACACGTCCAGCAGATCGGTGAGGAACCTGTCCGTGGGGGACAGCGCACCGGACACGATGGTGACCAGCCAGGTGCCGTGGACGTCGGACAACGCGGTGCGGCCGTGCCGGTTGGCGACGTGGTGGACGTCCTGGCTGACCACCTCCAGCCGGTCGGGTCGGGGCAGCCCGACCACCACGGTGGCCGGCGCGGTGGCGTCCCAGTTCAGGGCGGCGGCCTGGGACTGCAGTTCGGGCCCCACGGCGCCGCGCACCACCGCGTCCACCACGTTGGCCTCCATCCGGGTGTCCCAGGCGCCCCGGGCCTCGGCGGCGTCGGCGTAGGCGGTGGCCGCGGCGAAGGCCAGATCCCGGCTGTACCGCAGGATGCCCGCGGTCAGCGCGGTCACCTGTTCCTCCGAGCGGGCCAGCAGCGGCACCACCTGTTCGAAGAACTCCATGGTGGTCCGGACCATCTCCACGGTCTGGCGCAACGCGATGCGCCGGGTCAGGTCCTGCGGCACCACCTCGAACGCCTGCATGGTGTAGGTGACGTTGCTGCGCGGGTCGCGCATCCACTCCACGAAGTTCACCACCGCGGTCTGCACCACCAGATGAACGCTGGCCCGCTGGGAGGCCTCCAGGTCGGCGAAGAACGGCAGCCGTTCCTCCATCGTGTGCACGGCCTCGGTGGCGAGCCGCCCGGAGTACTGCTTCAACCGGCGCAGCACCGACTCCGGCACCGATTCGAGCACCTCGAGGGTGGACTGCGGTGGAACGAACCGATTGTCGGGCACGCCTGAAATCTACGCGATTCTGCTGGCAGATTCCTCCAAAGGATCACGCACCGGTCACGCCACCCCCGGGTCGGAGGTCTGCTCGGGCGCCGCCATCACATCGTCGATGCGGTAGCGCCGCGCGGCCTCGACGGCCACCGACCGATCCAGGTTGCCGTCCCGGGCCAGACCCTCCAGCACCGCGACGGCCACCGACTCCGCATCGGTGTTGAAGTACCGCCGCGCCGCCGGCCGGGTGTCGGAGAACCCGAAACCGTCGGTGCCCAGCGTGATGTAGGTGCCCGGCACCCAGGCCCGGATCTGTTCGGGCACCGCGCGCATCCAGTCCGACACCGCCACCACCGGACCGGACGCATCGGCCAGCGCCCGGGTCACATACGGGGTGTCGGCGGGCTGGTCCGGATGCCGCAGCCGCTGCTTCTCGATCGTGACGCCGTCCCGGTTGAGCTCGCCCCAACTGGTCACCGACCACACGTCGGCGGCCACGTCCCAGTCCTCGGCCAGCAGATCGGCCGCGCGCAGCGCCTCGGGCATCGCCACCCCGGACGCGAGGATCTGCGCGGTGTGGGTGCGCTTCTGCGGCGCCCGGCGATACCGGTAGATGCCCCGCAGCAGGCCCTCGACGTCCAGATCCTCCGGTTCGGCCGGCTGCCGGTAGGGCTCGTTGTAGATGGTCAGGTAGAAGAAGACGTTCTCCGGGTTCTCGCCGTACATGCGGTGCAGACCGCTCTCGACGATGTGGGCGATCTCGTAGGCGAACGCCGGGTCGTAGGCGACCACCGCCGGGTTGGTCGACGCCAGCAGCAGCGAATGCCCGTCGGCGTGCTGCAGCCCCTCACCGACCAGCGTGGTGCGCCCTGCGGTCGCGCCGAGCAGGAACCCGCGGGCCATCTGATCCCCGGCCGCCCACAGGTTGTCGCCGGTGCGCTGGAACCCGAACATCGAATAGAAGATGTAGATCGGGATCATCGGCTCGTTGTGGGTGGCGTACGACGTGCCGGCCGCGATGAAGCTGGCCGACGAGCCGGCCTCGTTGATGCCCTCGTGCAGGATCTGGCCGGCTTCGCTCTCCTTGTACGCCAGCATCAGATCGGCGTCGACCGACGTGTACAGCTGACCGTTGGGGTTGTAGATCTTCAGCGACGGGAACCACGAGTCCATCCCGAAGGTGCGCGCCTCGTCCGGGATGATCGGGACGATCCGCCAGCCGAGCTCCTTGTCGCGCAACACTTCCCGGAAGGTCCGGACGGTGGCCATGGTGGTCGCCACCTCCTGGTTGCCCGACCCCTTGCGCACCGAACGGAAGATGTCGCTGCCCGGTATCCTCAGCGCCTTGGACGTGGTGCGGCGCTCCGGCACGAACCCGCCCAGCGCCCGCCGGCGCTCCAGCATGTACCGGATCTCCGGGGCCTCCGGGCCGGGGTGGTAGTAGGGCGGCAGGTACGGGTTCTCCTCGAGCTGCTCATCGCTGATCGGGATGCGCATCGCGTCCCGGAAGTGCTTGAGGTCGTCGAGCGCGAGCTTCTTCATCTGGTGGGTGGCGTTGCGGCCCTGGAAGTTGGCGCCCAGCGAGTAACCCTTGATGGTCTTGGCCAGGATCACCGTCGGCTGGCCCTTGTGCTCGACGGCCGCGCGGTAGGCGGCGTAGACCTTGCGGTAGTCGTGGCCGCCGCGCTTGAGGTTCCAGATCTCCTGGTCGGTCATGTTCTGGACCAGCGCCTTGGTGCGCGGATCGCGGCCGAAGAAGTGCTCGCGCACATAGGCGCCGTCGTTGGCCTTGTAGGTTTGGTAGTCGCCGTCGGGCGTGGTGTTCATCAGGTTGACCAGGGCGCCGTCCTTGTCGGCGTGCAGCAGCGCATCCCACTCCCGGCCCCAGACCACCTTGATCACATTCCAGCCGGCGCCGCGGAAGAACGCCTCCAGCTCCTGGATGATCTTGCCGTTGCCGCGCACCGGGCCGTCCAGGCGCTGCAGGTTGCAGTTGACCACGAAGGTGAGGTTGTCCAGCCCCTCCAGCGCGGCCACATGCGCGGCGCCGCGGCTCTCCGGCTCGTCCATCTCGCCGTCGCCGAGGAAGCACCACACATGCTGACCCGAGGTGTCCTTGATGCCGCGGTTGTGCAGATAGCGGTTGAACCGGGCCTGGAAGATCGCGTTGATCGGCCCCAGCCCCATCGACACCGTCGGGAACTCCCAGAAGTCGGGCATCAGCCGGGGGTGCGGATAGGACGGCAGCCCGCCGCCCGGATGGCTGTGCTCCTGGCGGAACCCGTCGAGTTGGTCGGCGGTGAGCCGGCCCTCCAGGAACGCCCGGGCGTAGATGCCCGGCGAGGCGTGACCCTGGATGAACACCTGGTCGCCACCGCCCGGGTGGGCCTTACCGCGGAAGAAGTGGTTGAACCCGACCTCGTAGAGCGTCGCCGAGGACGCGTAGGTCGAGATGTGCCCGCCCACACCCACTCCGGGGCGCTGGGCGCGATGCACCATGATCGCCGCGTTCCACCGGATCCACAGCCGGAAGCGGCGTTCGGTGTCCTCGTCGCCCGGGAACCACGGTTCGTTCTCGGTCGGGATGGTGTTGACGTAGTCGGTGGAGGTCAGCGCGGGGATCGCGACCCGCTGTTCGCGGGCGCGTTCGAGCATCCGCAGCATCAGGTACCGCGCCCGCGCCGGACCGGACCGCTCCACCAGTTGGTCGAACGACTCCAGCCACTCGGCGGTCTCCTCGGGGTCGATGTCCGGCAGATACGCCGCGACCCCGTCGCGGATCACCCGTACCCGACCGTGTCCGGTGGTGGATTTTGAGTTTTGGGCCAGGTCCTGGCGCACGAACTCGGTGGTCAACTTCCGCTCCTCGGTTGTGCCGGTAAGGCGGCTTGTGCGATCGGTTCCCGATCGGCCTTTGGCGACCTCTATCCTTCCCCTATGGTGCCCCACATGCACCGTCGGGGTGTGGCCCGCGATACGGCCGCACCGGGCGGTTTCCGGGGGCGGCGGCTCACCGGTTCGGTGGTCGGTGGACTGGCGGCACTGGCCATGGTCGTGGTCGGTTGCACGAGCCTCACCGCCGGCAGCGGCCAGGCCGACGCCGAGGAGGTCCCGGTCTACCGCGCGTCGGTGTCCTCGTCGATCGCGGCGTCGGCGGCCAGCTCCAGCGCCCGGGAGTCCGAGCGGCAGCGGTCGTTGACCCGGCAGGCGGTGCACAATTCCTGTGACGCGTTGAGCACCAGCAGTGTGGACGCCATCCGGGCGGTCAACGCCTATGTCGACGCGTTCAACAGCACCGGCGACGTCGGCGCGAAGGTCCGCCCCGCGGTGGACGCGCTGAACCACAGCGCCGACCTGGTGCAGAGCAGCCTGTCCGACGCGTTGACCCCCGAACTGCGCGACGCGCTGACCGCGTGGACCACCGCCGCGCGCGAGGTCGGGGTGGCCATCGAGGAGGACCATCCGACCGACGAGTTCAACGCCGGGGTGGACCGGCTCAACCAGTCCCGGGCGCTGGCGCTGACCCTGTGCGACGCCGCATATTGACCACAACTGCCGCGCCGGAACCCCGTCCCGGCGGTCGGCGTGCGACGATAGAGCGATCTCACATCACAGCTGAAGGAGGACCGACGGTGGTCGCGGCGGCGAACGCCCCGAACTACGCCCAACGACTGGGCATCCGAAAAGACCAAGTGGTGCAGGAACTGGGCTGGGACGAGGACGTCGATGACGATATCCGAGCCGAGATCGAGGAGCTGACCGGAGCCGAGCTGCTCGACGAGGACACCGATGAAGTCGTGGACGTGGTCCTGCTGTGGTGGCGGGACGGCGACGGTGACCTCGTCGACCGGCTGATGGACGCGATCGCGCCGCTGGCCGACGACGGTGTCATCTGGGTGATCACGCCCAAGACGGGTAAACCGGGCCATGTGCTGCCGGCCGAGATCGCCGAATCCGCGCCCACCGCGGGCCTGATGCAGACCTCGTCCGCCAACCTGGGGGACTGGATCGCCAGCCGCCTGGTTCAACCGAAGGCTCGCTCCGGAAGGCGGTAGACATTGCTGGAGGTGGGCGTCGAGGCGCCGGACTTCACGCTCAAGGATCAGAACGGCCGGTCGTTCACGCTCAGCGACCTACGCGGCGAGAAGAACGTGCTGATCGTGTTCTTCCCGCTCGCGTTCACCGGGATCTGCCAGGGGGAGCTGGACGAGATCCGCGACCATCTGCCCGAGTACGAGAACGACGACACCCAGACGGTCGCCATCTCCGTCGGTCCGCCGCCGACCCACAAGATCTGGGCGATCCAGAGCGGGTTCACCTTCCCGGTGCTGTCGGATTTCTGGCCGCACGGCGCCGTCGCCCAGGCCTACGGGGTGT contains:
- a CDS encoding peroxiredoxin; this translates as MLEVGVEAPDFTLKDQNGRSFTLSDLRGEKNVLIVFFPLAFTGICQGELDEIRDHLPEYENDDTQTVAISVGPPPTHKIWAIQSGFTFPVLSDFWPHGAVAQAYGVFNETAGFPNRGTFVVDRAGIIRFAEMKDPGEPRDRKVWSEALEALRKS
- a CDS encoding DUF3052 domain-containing protein, with translation MVAAANAPNYAQRLGIRKDQVVQELGWDEDVDDDIRAEIEELTGAELLDEDTDEVVDVVLLWWRDGDGDLVDRLMDAIAPLADDGVIWVITPKTGKPGHVLPAEIAESAPTAGLMQTSSANLGDWIASRLVQPKARSGRR
- the aceE gene encoding pyruvate dehydrogenase (acetyl-transferring), homodimeric type, with the translated sequence MTTEFVRQDLAQNSKSTTGHGRVRVIRDGVAAYLPDIDPEETAEWLESFDQLVERSGPARARYLMLRMLERAREQRVAIPALTSTDYVNTIPTENEPWFPGDEDTERRFRLWIRWNAAIMVHRAQRPGVGVGGHISTYASSATLYEVGFNHFFRGKAHPGGGDQVFIQGHASPGIYARAFLEGRLTADQLDGFRQEHSHPGGGLPSYPHPRLMPDFWEFPTVSMGLGPINAIFQARFNRYLHNRGIKDTSGQHVWCFLGDGEMDEPESRGAAHVAALEGLDNLTFVVNCNLQRLDGPVRGNGKIIQELEAFFRGAGWNVIKVVWGREWDALLHADKDGALVNLMNTTPDGDYQTYKANDGAYVREHFFGRDPRTKALVQNMTDQEIWNLKRGGHDYRKVYAAYRAAVEHKGQPTVILAKTIKGYSLGANFQGRNATHQMKKLALDDLKHFRDAMRIPISDEQLEENPYLPPYYHPGPEAPEIRYMLERRRALGGFVPERRTTSKALRIPGSDIFRSVRKGSGNQEVATTMATVRTFREVLRDKELGWRIVPIIPDEARTFGMDSWFPSLKIYNPNGQLYTSVDADLMLAYKESEAGQILHEGINEAGSSASFIAAGTSYATHNEPMIPIYIFYSMFGFQRTGDNLWAAGDQMARGFLLGATAGRTTLVGEGLQHADGHSLLLASTNPAVVAYDPAFAYEIAHIVESGLHRMYGENPENVFFYLTIYNEPYRQPAEPEDLDVEGLLRGIYRYRRAPQKRTHTAQILASGVAMPEALRAADLLAEDWDVAADVWSVTSWGELNRDGVTIEKQRLRHPDQPADTPYVTRALADASGPVVAVSDWMRAVPEQIRAWVPGTYITLGTDGFGFSDTRPAARRYFNTDAESVAVAVLEGLARDGNLDRSVAVEAARRYRIDDVMAAPEQTSDPGVA
- a CDS encoding ACP S-malonyltransferase, with amino-acid sequence MLALLAPGQGSQTPGMLTPWLELPGAADRLATWSEISGLDLVRLGTTASAEEITDTAVTQPLVVAATLLAHEEAVRRGLLTTGPDTIVAGHSVGEIAAYAIAGVISADDAVKLAATRGAEMARACAVEPTGMSAVLGGDEAEVLARLEALELTPANRNAAGQIVAAGAVAALEKLAEDPPAKARVRPLATAGAFHTHYMAPALDGYTAAAQAVSTAEPTMTLLSNADGQPVASAADAMEKLVAQLTRPVRWDLCTATMRERSVAALVEFPPAGTLTGIAKRELRGVPTRAVKAPNDLDGLTELA
- a CDS encoding PucR family transcriptional regulator yields the protein MPDNRFVPPQSTLEVLESVPESVLRRLKQYSGRLATEAVHTMEERLPFFADLEASQRASVHLVVQTAVVNFVEWMRDPRSNVTYTMQAFEVVPQDLTRRIALRQTVEMVRTTMEFFEQVVPLLARSEEQVTALTAGILRYSRDLAFAAATAYADAAEARGAWDTRMEANVVDAVVRGAVGPELQSQAAALNWDATAPATVVVGLPRPDRLEVVSQDVHHVANRHGRTALSDVHGTWLVTIVSGALSPTDRFLTDLLDVFADGPVVLGPTAPTLSAAYRSATEAIAGMNAVAGWSGAPRPVPARELLPERALLGDQTAIAALESEVMRPLADAGPTLTETLDAFLESGGAIEACARRLFVHPNTVRYRLRRIAEITGRDPAVPRDAYVLRVAVSVSRLTRQSYQSSTVNPDLGSTAGWRGQAAGGHRAM